In Deferribacterota bacterium, a single window of DNA contains:
- a CDS encoding amidase family protein translates to MTVKEVLKSFNALTLASLIRKGEISSEELCLASISLIESINPNINAVITKTFERAIEDSKKAKKGIFAGVPFLVKDLLCYEKGVYYAMGCKALKNYKPDHDSELLKRYKDTGLIILGRTNVPEFGLLATTEPKAFGPTRNPFGLEYSAGGSSGGSAAAVAAGIVPMASGNDGGGSIRIPASNCNLFGLKPSRGRNPTGPLGGEYWLGAVTQHVLTKSVADSAYMLDATSYPEAGAPFIIDRSYAPFHKSLERLPKKLKIAYTTKTIIDSDIAYENKQSIIKMCNILEKMGHKTVNTFPKINGVELSKAFFKVFFAYLPVNIFDVEKLIKRRVKRDDVELLSWFTAKIGENIKAKDILLAKREWELTSRTFGEFFKDYDLILTPTLAYPPPKLGTLIPDKKQEALLNIIDRLKLIKILNKTPYILNKSLDALRYTPFTFLANVTGLPAASIPTDFTKEGLPIGTQFIAPFGREDLLFSLSAVLEKELDWAKEGEKHLKI, encoded by the coding sequence GTGACAGTAAAAGAAGTTTTAAAATCATTTAATGCACTAACACTGGCTAGTTTAATTAGAAAAGGTGAGATAAGCAGTGAAGAACTATGCCTAGCATCAATATCACTTATAGAGAGTATAAACCCAAATATTAATGCTGTTATTACAAAAACTTTTGAAAGAGCTATAGAGGATTCTAAAAAAGCAAAAAAAGGGATTTTTGCAGGAGTCCCCTTTCTTGTTAAAGATCTCTTATGTTATGAAAAGGGTGTTTATTATGCTATGGGCTGTAAAGCACTAAAAAATTATAAACCAGATCATGATAGCGAACTACTAAAGCGATATAAAGATACGGGCCTTATCATTTTAGGAAGAACAAATGTCCCAGAATTTGGACTACTTGCAACAACTGAGCCTAAAGCATTTGGCCCCACCCGTAATCCCTTTGGCTTAGAATATTCTGCTGGTGGTTCTTCTGGGGGTTCAGCAGCAGCTGTTGCTGCTGGTATCGTTCCAATGGCTTCGGGCAACGATGGGGGTGGCTCAATTAGAATACCTGCCTCAAATTGTAACCTCTTTGGGCTAAAACCTTCTAGAGGAAGAAATCCCACAGGACCCCTTGGTGGGGAATACTGGTTGGGAGCTGTAACCCAACATGTACTTACAAAAAGCGTTGCTGATTCTGCTTATATGCTAGATGCAACATCTTACCCAGAAGCTGGTGCTCCTTTTATCATCGATAGAAGTTATGCTCCCTTTCATAAAAGTTTGGAAAGATTACCAAAAAAACTAAAGATTGCATATACAACAAAGACAATAATAGATAGTGATATTGCATATGAAAATAAACAATCAATTATAAAGATGTGTAATATTCTTGAAAAAATGGGGCATAAAACAGTAAATACATTTCCAAAAATAAATGGAGTGGAACTATCTAAAGCATTTTTTAAGGTATTTTTTGCTTATTTGCCAGTAAATATTTTTGATGTAGAGAAATTAATAAAAAGAAGAGTAAAAAGAGATGATGTTGAATTATTGAGCTGGTTTACCGCTAAAATAGGAGAAAACATAAAGGCAAAGGATATACTTTTAGCTAAAAGAGAATGGGAATTAACATCTAGAACATTTGGTGAATTCTTTAAAGACTATGACCTTATTTTAACACCAACCTTGGCTTACCCACCACCAAAACTAGGAACACTTATACCTGATAAAAAACAAGAGGCACTGCTTAATATTATTGATAGACTAAAATTAATAAAAATATTAAATAAAACACCCTATATTCTAAATAAATCACTTGATGCGCTGAGATATACTCCTTTTACTTTCTTAGCAAATGTTACAGGCTTGCCTGCTGCATCTATTCCAACAGATTTTACAAAAGAAGGTTTGCCCATTGGGACACAATTTATAGCCCCCTTTGGCAGAGAAGATTTGTTATTCTCCTTATCAGCAGTATTAGAAAAAGAATTAGATTGGGCTAAAGAAGGAGAAAAACACCTAAAAATTTAA